A segment of the Ipomoea triloba cultivar NCNSP0323 chromosome 1, ASM357664v1 genome:
TGTATCCACTTATCCATTTTTGTTAATTGATTTGAATTTAGCGGAGTGTAAAAAGTGACACTGTAATTAAGCATgaagttgaaaaaaatattatatactgtTTCCTATCTATTACCATTTTAAATGGATGATCATATCATAGGATCAAACCCCGATAAGTATAGAATATATACTACATATgtacaataaatataaataaataaaaaaaaagtgttttggTGCATCTGCATAGTGCAAACGCACATTACATGAAAATGCATGATTTTAAATATAGATATTTGGGTCAAGCAATTTTGATtccacaaattatatcatggaccatgatatatatatatatatatatatatatatatatatatatatatatatatatatatatatatatatatatatataNNNNNNNNNNNNNNNNNNNNNNNNNNNNNNNNNNNNNNNNNNNNNNNNNNNNNNNNNNNNNNNNNNNNNNNNNNNNNNNNNNNNNNNNNNNNNNNNNNNNNNNNNNNNNNNNNNNNNNNNNNNNNNNNNNNNNNNNNNNNNNNNNNNNNNNNNNNNNNNNNNNNNNNNNNNNNNNNNNNNNNNNNNNNNNNNNNNNNNNNNNNNNNNNNNNNNNNNNNNNNNNNNNNNNNNNNNNNNNNNNNNNNNNNNNNNNNNNNNNNNNNNNNNNNNNNNNNNNNNNNNNNNNNNNNNNNNNNNNNNNNNNNNNNNNNNNNNNNNNNNNNNNNNNNNNNNNNNNNNNNNNNNNNNNNNNNNNNNNNNNNNNNNNNNNNNNNNNNNNNNNNNNNNNNNNNNNNNNNNNNNNNNNNNNNNNNNNNNNNNNNNNNNNNNNNNNNNNNNNNNNNNNNNNNNNNNNNNNNNNNNNNNNNNNNNNNNNNNNNNNNNNNNNNNNNNNNNNNNNNNNNNNNNNNNNNNNNNNNNNNNNNNNNNNNNNNNNNNNNNNNNNNNNNNNNNNNNNNNNNNNNNNNNNNNNNNNNNNNNNNNNNNNNNNNNNNNNNNNNNNNNNNNNNNNNNNNNNNNNNNNNNNNNNNNNNNNNNNNNNNNNNNNNNNNNNNNNNNNNNNNNNNNNNNNNNNNNNNNNNNNNNNNNNNNNNNNNNNNNNNNNNNNNNNNNNNNNNNNNNNNNNNNNNNNNNNNNNNNNNNNNNNNNNNNNNNNNNNNNNNNNNNNNNNNNNNNNNNNNNNNNNNNNNNNNNNNNNNNNNNNNNNNNNNNNNNNNNNNNNNNNNNNNNNNNNNNNNNNNNNNNNNNNNNNNNNNNNNNNNNNNNNNNNNNNNNNNNNNNNNNNNNNNNNNNNNNNNNNNNNNNNNNNNNNNNNNNNNNNNNNNNNNNNNNNNNNNNNNNNNNNNNNNNNNNNNNNNNNNNNNNNNNNNNNNNNNNNNNNNNNNNNNNNNNNNNNNNNNNNNNNNNNNNNNNNNNNNNNNNNNNNNNNNNNNNNNNNNNNNNNNNNNNNNNNNNNNNNNNNNNNNNNNNNNNNNNNNNNNNNNNNNNNNNNNNNNNNNNNNNNNNNNNNNNNNNNNNNNNNNNNNNNNNNNNNNNNNNNNNNNNNNNNNNNNNNNNNNNNNNNNNNNNNNNNNNNNNNNNNNNNNNNNNNNNNNNNNNNNNNNNNNNNNNNNNNNNNNNNNNNNNNNNNNNNNNNNNNNNNNNNNNNNNNNNNNNNNNNNNNNNNNNNNNNNNNNNNNNNNNNNNNNNNNNNNNNNNNNNNNNNNNNNNNNNNNNNNNNNNNNNNNNNNNNNNNNNNNNNNNNNNNNNNNNNNNNNNNNNNNNNNNNNNNNNNNNNNNNNNNNNNNNNNNNNNNNNNNNNNNNNNNNNNNNNNNNNNNNNNNNNNNNNNNNNNNNNNNNNNNNNNNNNNNNNNNNNNatatatatatatatatatatatatatatatatatatatatatatatatatatatatatatatatatatatatgcatacttctatatatataatacatacttCGGAAGCATAAATGCAAGCCAGCATTTGCAGATGTCCATGGTTTCTGCATAAAAGCTATGCACCTCATCTGCTTTCTACTTCATACCATTCTCATGATTTGGCTTTGAGCCCAGATGTTCAAGGTAATAAACCTTTCTTACATCAGAAACAAGCTCAAGAAATCAATCTTGACTTGGATGCTTTAAAAAATACCTAAATCATTCATGAAGTCGTTGCCCTTCATTGGAAATGGGGAATAAATTCTAGTATTTCAAGCATACTTGAGAACAAAACTACAACCTTAATCTACAATCATCATTCAATTAACCATCACAATTTCAGCACCATCTATTCGTCGTCCTCTGAATCAGGAACAACCTCGCACTCAGCAGTAGTAAGGATAGGCCTCTGTATCAACCTATCCTTAGTTCTTCTGAGAAGAGTAGAACCTCTCTTGTTGCAGTGAGGATCCCTATGCCTGTGCTCCAACCAACTTTCCTTTGTCTGGTAATCATGTTCGGTAATCGTGTCTTCTTCTCTAGCATCAGCAACCTTTTCCCCGTCATTCTCATCACTGGTGTCATCAGCAACCTTTTCCCCGTCATTCTCATCACTGGTGTCATCAGCAACATCGCTCCCGGGATGCTGCTCACTCTCTGTGTCACTTCCCGTGGATTCATCGCCAGTTGAGCTAGTTGCTAAAGAATCCTCGTGGTCATCGACAGTTCCATTAACGGTGCCATTCTCGCTATATTGTTTTGTGTGTCTTTGCTCTTTGGTAGTCCTCCTATTgctaaaccatatatatatataaaacaagaagTCCATCAAGAACCAGCCAGATAGGCTATATGTGGTGATAATAGAACTGCATTCTAGCTAGGAACAGAAATGGGAaccatttattttaaaagagaGAAAGGTTATGTGCATAAATCCTCATTATTTgatatttgagtatttgacatCCATCTATATTCTGCAAAGCAAGATGTATAATCAAAAACTTACTTTGTTACTTTTATGGCCTCACTAATGGCTCTATCATAATCATCTGCATGAATTGGCAAAGAAGAAAAGATCATTGTTGGTTATGgaacataaaaatgaaaatcaatcAGAATGtattagatgcatttaagtaaAATCCGAGTTCACTAAAGTTCTTCCTCAATCTACACAATCCCTAAATGTTCCCATGCTTGCAgatatagtttcattttctatcttttggggtgacgagggaaactccCAGCCACTACTCGAGGATGTGCATtgggtaaaccccgccttgtaaCCCTAACCggcaaaagaccacaaggaggtaaaccagcctaggttatccatagctgaccgactcaaaccaaaAGGGCTAGGATTAGAACTCGTAACCTTGtgattacaagtttgtatccttagccatcttggCCAGGATTACCCAGTTCCATTTTCTATCTTCTGTAATGATTTGCGAGCCTCCTAAAACCTCGTAAAATGACAAAACGATATTATAAAACGGTTTGACTAACATATGCTCTTAGAAATGCAAGCAAAGTGTGTTGGTCCAGAAAGAATAAATATGTCTACTGTACCTctcttataaaaaataaaaaactataaACAGAGTActgaaatttaatatataaaatcagTACTATACCAAATGTATAATTGATATGCCCACGATTTCGGCAGGAACGAGTAACAGCAGACTGTCTAAAACTGTCAAGAATCATATCTTGACTCCTTTTTCGTTTCAGAGCCCTGTCTTTCTTCTGTTGAAAAGAACTTTAGATGTATTAAGTACAGTACAAAGACCTTATACTAAATTCCATGCATTTTATGAAACAAAACAGTCATATATGTGCATCTGCAATTGAATCACTGGTTTtgaccttttgtattttctcaAGCACAGGAATGACATCAGCTTGAACAGCCTTACCCACAGCATTTTCCCATTTAACTTCACTGTTTGAAACATTATCCTGACAGTGATGACAAAAAGTGTGAGGCAATGAACAGTTAAGTGCTTGAAAGAGAACAGAAAATGTATTCTTACCACAAAGGTACGGAATTCTTCAAGATTAGTTGCGAGCGTCTCCCATCGAGAACTAATTGCTAGTCCATTTTCCACCCCCCTAACTTTTGGTTTAGATTCAATTTTTAGAATCTCCTTATACAATCTATGACCAATAGTCTCATTTCCATCATACCTGATACAGAAAAGAACAGCCATCAAAATTGAATTTATGCTTCTTCAAAATACAATAAAAGAGAAACTTACCAATAGGAAATTCCAATTCCATCTCCCCCAAGCTTATCTTTCCGAAAAGTTGATAGAGCAGTTCCATTTTTTATTGAATCATTAATGTAGGACGAAATATCACCTTGCTATAAAGAAAACAATTTGTTATGGGCAGCAGGTTCACAAAGTCCTCAATGGTGACTTTCTGAgttcaatattttaaaaactcTGCGAAATCAGTTGTTTTTCCAATGCATAACAAGACGGGCAACAAATAAAGGAGTAAAGACAGAAAAGGAAAGGGGGTAGTGTAATACATCAGCTCGAATTTCACAAAGTGCTTTAAGAAGAAGTAGGCGAATTATTGGATTGACTGCCTTGTATGTGCATATTTCCTCTCTGAAAGAAACAATGACGTCAAAAGACTAATATAACATCCACTG
Coding sequences within it:
- the LOC115998177 gene encoding DDT domain-containing protein DDR4, with protein sequence MVDRGRRPTVASGNGNEDRPEVISESPATDSELARLQLRQRWELASILNFLNVFEPVLGVDFKISAEEIETALIEPNSSLAQLHVALLKGIPPMSKLLKHSDGWVTVLCKKLTVWWPWVAEGDFPLSPAKGEEICTYKAVNPIIRLLLLKALCEIRADQGDISSYINDSIKNGTALSTFRKDKLGGDGIGISYWYDGNETIGHRLYKEILKIESKPKVRGVENGLAISSRWETLATNLEEFRTFVDNVSNSEVKWENAVGKAVQADVIPVLEKIQKKKDRALKRKRSQDMILDSFRQSAVTRSCRNRGHINYTFDDYDRAISEAIKVTNNRRTTKEQRHTKQYSENGTVNGTVDDHEDSLATSSTGDESTGSDTESEQHPGSDVADDTSDENDGEKVADDTSDENDGEKVADAREEDTITEHDYQTKESWLEHRHRDPHCNKRGSTLLRRTKDRLIQRPILTTAECEVVPDSEDDE